The Desulfoscipio gibsoniae DSM 7213 genome contains a region encoding:
- a CDS encoding hydroxymethylglutaryl-CoA synthase: MAGIIGYGAYIPSLRITAKEIKTVWPMAGNVPGVKEKPVADLDEDTVTMAVMAAKRAITHAGVEVEKIEAIYTASTSAPCEEKSMAALIQTAIGAPAEVLAVDMGQSTRAGVAALVNCMAQVRAGDINLGLVIASDNRLARAGDMLEQSLGAGAVALVVGKETVIADFLGAASFTSEFANIWRPRGEKSLRRHEDSRLEKEYGFQRAVIGASLALLTRLGLTGESIKYLATAEPDGKSLQAVAKILGIQPEAAKTANLAPLLGDTGTAAPLLGLVTVLEQGKLGERVLVVGYGSGAGSDAFALGLTDNIAAKMEQAMTLAEVTAEKNYLSYTAYAKRVGVLNVPPALPDPISGYSSQPGMIRDVEYLIGLKALECEKCGSLNYPYRDYCIDCRGQSFKKVNLPRRGRIVTYNVQYVSPIGPEEVPVVVCTVRLDGASGERGGKVSGAMVAVDPAQVKIGLPVELVFRRCGEELGMPKYGYKFKPIPEPKSCEGGVPDCGA, translated from the coding sequence TTGGCAGGGATCATTGGATACGGGGCGTATATTCCCTCGTTACGTATCACAGCTAAAGAAATAAAAACGGTGTGGCCCATGGCCGGGAATGTCCCGGGGGTTAAGGAAAAGCCTGTTGCCGACCTTGACGAGGACACTGTAACAATGGCTGTTATGGCAGCAAAACGAGCTATAACACATGCCGGGGTGGAAGTGGAAAAAATAGAGGCTATTTATACAGCCAGCACTTCGGCCCCCTGTGAAGAAAAGTCTATGGCCGCGTTAATCCAAACAGCTATTGGGGCACCGGCGGAAGTCCTTGCAGTTGATATGGGTCAATCCACCAGGGCCGGTGTTGCGGCTTTGGTTAATTGTATGGCTCAAGTGCGGGCCGGCGACATTAACCTTGGTCTGGTGATTGCAAGTGATAACCGGTTGGCCCGGGCGGGAGATATGTTGGAGCAGAGTTTAGGTGCCGGGGCAGTAGCCTTGGTGGTGGGAAAAGAAACGGTGATTGCAGATTTTTTGGGAGCTGCATCATTTACCAGTGAGTTTGCTAATATATGGCGACCGCGTGGGGAAAAATCACTCCGGCGACATGAAGATAGCCGATTGGAAAAGGAGTATGGTTTTCAGCGGGCAGTTATAGGGGCGAGCCTGGCTTTGCTCACGCGGTTGGGGCTAACGGGAGAATCTATTAAATACCTGGCTACAGCCGAACCTGATGGGAAGAGCCTGCAAGCCGTAGCAAAAATATTGGGTATTCAGCCTGAAGCGGCAAAGACTGCTAACTTGGCACCACTTTTAGGGGATACCGGTACTGCTGCCCCGCTTTTAGGTTTGGTTACTGTTCTCGAGCAAGGTAAGCTGGGTGAAAGGGTACTTGTAGTCGGTTACGGCTCGGGGGCCGGTAGTGATGCCTTTGCTTTGGGATTAACGGATAATATTGCAGCTAAAATGGAACAAGCGATGACTCTGGCTGAGGTGACAGCTGAAAAAAATTACCTGAGTTATACAGCCTATGCAAAGAGGGTAGGGGTGCTAAATGTGCCTCCAGCCTTGCCTGATCCAATTTCCGGGTACAGTAGTCAGCCGGGAATGATCAGGGATGTAGAGTACTTGATCGGGCTTAAAGCCCTGGAGTGTGAGAAATGTGGTTCCTTAAATTACCCATACCGGGATTATTGCATTGACTGTCGCGGTCAATCGTTTAAAAAAGTTAATTTGCCCCGTCGTGGTCGTATTGTAACTTATAATGTGCAATATGTTTCTCCCATCGGACCGGAAGAAGTACCGGTAGTAGTTTGCACGGTAAGGCTGGATGGTGCGAGTGGAGAGCGCGGGGGCAAGGTGAGCGGGGCGATGGTGGCGGTTGACCCGGCGCAGGTAAAAATAGGTTTGCCGGTTGAATTGGTTTTCCGGCGGTGTGGTGAGGAACTGGGAATGCCTAAATACGGCTATAAATTTAAGCCAATACCCGAACCAAAAAGTTGTGAAGGGGGGGTACCTGACTGTGGCGCGTAA
- a CDS encoding thiolase domain-containing protein — protein MARKKNFKVAVVGAGMNKFGELFHQSYEDMIVEAYRACLKSVDKGIDENDIQAAWLGTVQGSLIRRELVSGSSLAEPLGLSIPVTRIENVCAAGSDAIRNAACAIMAGLYETVLVVGAEKMRDVPSRASLVANRGIMSHLWWHPRGASAPMVFGQIGTAHMHAYGTTREHFAKVAVKNHHNGTLNPHAFFRFEITVEKVLNAPMVSWPLGLLDCCPTTDGAAAVILTTPERARQYTDKPIYLIGTGLGVDVANSHWRSTYTEWPANIQAARQAYEMAGITPQDISLAELHDCFTCTELVTYEDLGFCEKGRGGKWIDNGGPMLDGEKPCNVSGGLKAKGHPVGATGVAQANEIFLQLRGEAGKRQVSNARLGLTHNIGGAGQLSCVNIYSNE, from the coding sequence GTGGCGCGTAAGAAGAACTTCAAAGTAGCTGTTGTAGGTGCTGGGATGAACAAATTTGGCGAATTATTCCATCAGAGCTATGAAGATATGATAGTTGAAGCCTACCGGGCATGTTTAAAAAGCGTTGATAAGGGGATTGACGAAAATGATATCCAGGCTGCCTGGTTGGGTACCGTCCAGGGAAGCCTGATCCGCCGCGAGCTGGTATCCGGGTCATCTTTGGCCGAACCCCTTGGGCTTTCTATACCGGTTACCAGAATTGAGAACGTTTGTGCAGCTGGAAGCGATGCCATTCGCAATGCGGCCTGCGCTATAATGGCGGGGCTGTACGAGACAGTGCTGGTTGTAGGTGCGGAAAAAATGCGCGATGTACCTTCCAGAGCCAGCCTGGTGGCTAACCGGGGGATTATGTCGCATCTATGGTGGCATCCCCGGGGCGCCTCAGCACCAATGGTCTTTGGTCAGATCGGTACTGCTCACATGCACGCCTATGGCACTACAAGGGAACATTTTGCCAAGGTGGCGGTCAAAAACCATCACAACGGAACATTAAACCCCCATGCATTTTTCCGGTTCGAAATTACCGTCGAGAAGGTTTTAAACGCTCCAATGGTATCCTGGCCGCTGGGTTTGTTAGACTGCTGTCCTACCACAGACGGCGCGGCAGCGGTTATTTTGACCACTCCGGAGCGTGCCCGCCAGTATACTGATAAGCCAATATACTTGATCGGTACAGGATTAGGAGTAGATGTGGCCAATTCACATTGGCGAAGCACTTATACGGAATGGCCGGCCAATATCCAGGCCGCCCGGCAGGCCTATGAAATGGCCGGTATTACACCCCAAGACATTAGCCTGGCGGAATTACACGACTGCTTTACCTGTACAGAGCTGGTTACTTACGAGGACCTCGGTTTTTGCGAAAAAGGCCGGGGAGGGAAGTGGATAGACAACGGCGGTCCCATGTTGGATGGTGAAAAGCCATGCAACGTTAGTGGCGGTTTAAAGGCCAAAGGCCACCCTGTTGGGGCGACCGGCGTAGCCCAGGCCAATGAAATTTTCTTACAGTTAAGAGGTGAAGCAGGTAAGCGCCAGGTGTCAAATGCCCGGTTGGGGTTGACCCATAATATCGGTGGGGCTGGTCAACTAAGTTGCGTGAATATTTACAGTAATGAATAA
- a CDS encoding acyl-CoA dehydrogenase family protein, whose amino-acid sequence MFQLNDEQLQIQAMARRFAEKEVAPYVDEWEDSAYLPREVFKKMAELGFTGMYCSEEYGGLNLDRVSAVLIAEEFGRVQRALGFIFIHNLVLELINDFGTQEQREYWLPLLANGDMLAAFGLTEPGAGSDAANIRTRAVKDGNRYILNGQKCFITNADVADVLSIAAKTDPGAGARGVSIFIVPKGTPGLSVPKVEKTMGVRSTHICEIVLEDCAVPAAQLLGGVENKGFPMLMKGLEGGRLTNGSLAVGVAQGAFEIARDYAKQRNAFGNPIANLQAIQFMLADMATEIEAARWLVRYAAWRKDQGLRAGMYASMGKRYGADMAMKVTTDAVQVLGGYGYIQDYKVERMMRDAKMTQIVEGTSQIQRTIIAREILKD is encoded by the coding sequence ATGTTTCAGTTAAATGACGAACAGTTGCAAATCCAGGCGATGGCCCGCAGGTTTGCCGAAAAGGAAGTGGCGCCTTACGTCGACGAGTGGGAGGATAGTGCGTACTTACCAAGGGAAGTTTTTAAAAAGATGGCTGAATTGGGCTTTACCGGTATGTACTGTTCCGAAGAATACGGTGGTTTGAATTTAGATAGAGTTTCCGCTGTTTTGATTGCGGAGGAATTTGGTAGAGTGCAAAGAGCCCTGGGTTTCATCTTTATTCATAACCTGGTGCTGGAACTGATTAATGATTTTGGGACCCAAGAGCAGAGAGAGTATTGGTTACCTTTATTGGCAAACGGTGATATGCTGGCGGCGTTTGGGTTGACCGAACCGGGTGCCGGTTCAGATGCCGCCAATATTCGAACCAGGGCGGTCAAGGATGGTAACCGTTATATTTTAAATGGGCAAAAATGTTTTATCACCAATGCTGATGTGGCAGACGTGCTTTCTATTGCAGCCAAAACTGACCCGGGGGCGGGAGCGCGGGGCGTAAGTATATTTATTGTGCCCAAAGGTACACCGGGCCTGTCTGTGCCGAAGGTGGAAAAAACTATGGGGGTTAGAAGTACACACATTTGTGAAATAGTTCTGGAAGATTGCGCAGTACCGGCCGCTCAATTGTTGGGAGGCGTTGAAAACAAAGGTTTCCCGATGTTAATGAAGGGTCTTGAGGGCGGGCGACTAACCAACGGTTCACTGGCTGTGGGTGTTGCACAAGGAGCTTTCGAGATTGCCCGTGATTATGCCAAACAAAGAAATGCTTTCGGAAACCCGATCGCTAATTTACAGGCGATACAATTTATGCTGGCTGATATGGCCACCGAAATTGAAGCGGCACGATGGCTGGTTCGGTATGCGGCCTGGCGTAAAGACCAGGGTTTACGGGCTGGTATGTACGCTTCCATGGGCAAGCGCTATGGAGCTGATATGGCTATGAAGGTTACAACCGACGCCGTGCAAGTACTGGGAGGCTATGGATACATTCAGGATTATAAGGTGGAGCGGATGATGCGCGATGCCAAAATGACCCAAATCGTTGAAGGTACAAGCCAGATTCAGAGAACTATTATCGCTCGAGAAATACTAAAGGACTAA